The following proteins are encoded in a genomic region of Paenibacillus sp. FSL H3-0469:
- a CDS encoding TadE/TadG family type IV pilus assembly protein, protein MKRWLRKSPDPKDEGSMVVEAALILPVFLLFVLFLIFIIQMTLYSTALQSTASDTVKIISTHMYPAALAMQQQEGEGGGGGAEAKEAGEGEHSDDADSSSIWSIPRLSITEWSEDYVEKLPQPMDSWVKAVVREGEGPLQKVQAGASEAALDLVLKPVLRPYLSSDLLEYSKIHVSNVTVPDLRQGTHPYFGMVVSYELPMRVPFLNEKIVLEASAVERLWVGNTDSSGEGNPAEPAEETGNIMVLEKPNPGVANHQGIIKVKVPPGASANLAIFYKSGQSTAKYLGWKQADEHGYIEWEWKIGVNTTPGTWPFVVSLADGATLQATFTVVKK, encoded by the coding sequence ATGAAGCGCTGGCTGAGGAAATCGCCGGACCCTAAGGATGAAGGCAGCATGGTTGTGGAGGCGGCACTGATCCTGCCTGTGTTCCTGTTATTTGTCCTGTTCCTCATCTTCATCATCCAAATGACCTTGTATTCGACGGCGCTACAGAGTACGGCTTCTGACACTGTCAAAATAATCTCTACCCATATGTATCCAGCAGCTCTGGCAATGCAGCAGCAGGAGGGGGAAGGCGGCGGCGGGGGAGCTGAAGCCAAAGAAGCAGGTGAGGGAGAGCATTCAGATGATGCCGACTCCTCCAGCATCTGGAGCATTCCACGGCTGTCGATAACGGAGTGGAGTGAGGACTACGTGGAGAAGCTTCCGCAGCCGATGGATTCCTGGGTCAAGGCAGTGGTCCGGGAGGGAGAAGGGCCGCTGCAGAAGGTGCAGGCGGGAGCGTCCGAGGCTGCGCTGGATCTGGTGCTTAAGCCGGTGCTGCGGCCGTATCTGTCCTCAGACCTGCTTGAATATAGCAAGATTCATGTATCCAATGTCACTGTACCCGATCTGAGGCAAGGGACGCATCCGTATTTCGGCATGGTAGTCAGCTATGAGCTGCCAATGAGAGTCCCGTTCCTCAATGAAAAAATCGTGCTGGAGGCCAGCGCAGTTGAACGCTTATGGGTCGGCAATACCGATTCTTCCGGGGAGGGAAATCCGGCTGAGCCTGCTGAGGAGACGGGGAACATTATGGTCCTGGAGAAGCCTAATCCGGGAGTAGCGAATCACCAGGGCATCATCAAGGTGAAGGTGCCACCTGGGGCATCGGCCAATCTGGCGATCTTTTACAAGAGCGGCCAGAGTACTGCCAAGTATCTGGGCTGGAAGCAAGCGGATGAGCACGGGTACATCGAATGGGAATGGAAGATCGGCGTGAATACTACGCCGGGTACCTGGCCCTTCGTGGTTAGTCTGGCTGATGGAGCTACGCTTCAGGCGACTTTTACAGTAGTCAAAAAATAA
- a CDS encoding A24 family peptidase, translating to MTEWALWGCLPFLTAALFTDIRWMRIPNWITLPALIGGLLLQMIINGWQGLLFSLCGSGAGFVLLLIMYFTGAVGAGDVKLFAAIGAWTGVLFSLQVIVYSVLLGAVVGWIIILCRRETGRRLRSMINRTAGFLLLRNMRMAKGREGELLRFPFMLAVFPGFICAYIYF from the coding sequence ATGACGGAATGGGCGTTATGGGGCTGCCTGCCGTTCCTGACAGCGGCATTGTTTACAGACATACGCTGGATGAGAATTCCTAACTGGATTACACTGCCTGCGCTGATTGGCGGACTGCTCCTGCAGATGATTATTAATGGCTGGCAAGGACTGCTGTTTTCACTTTGCGGCAGTGGAGCGGGCTTCGTGCTCCTGCTGATTATGTATTTTACCGGGGCGGTGGGTGCTGGTGATGTGAAGCTCTTTGCGGCTATCGGTGCTTGGACCGGAGTGCTTTTCTCGCTTCAGGTCATCGTCTATTCGGTGCTCTTGGGGGCGGTGGTAGGCTGGATTATCATTCTCTGCAGGAGGGAGACAGGACGCAGACTGCGCAGCATGATTAACAGAACAGCCGGGTTCCTGCTGCTTCGTAATATGAGGATGGCCAAGGGCCGGGAGGGAGAGCTGCTCCGGTTTCCTTTTATGCTGGCTGTGTTCCCAGGCTTCATCTGTGCTTACATATATTTCTGA
- a CDS encoding DUF6382 domain-containing protein, producing MFGLERDFIQQDGITMLLDRSGGLSAGELNMVQARMLMTSGIPHHLRLLLREIDLKVTLEYTVARRKMLGALLKSGKLSMTEFFGLMLQIAAGMEEGQLYMLRTEQYALHEEFIFIEGPLSSGKVFLTYIPLELTDPAPKPGEALKSLIMVFMGAIQELSGDGIQRLLQYCGEEDFSPAGLKELLAVMLTEVTLHNHKVHAEGAGPAYVNLTAGTGTSAAVTGTRIDWAQPTAGRLDEPGRERSAAAAFSHVHGDKEEQSFGSMLNPAPWMNGTPQLKRKEGVSGVQAATGTTMRPAQAEDKQSPYRTYLLLGALLGDALLWKFLYLNDPRTLWLAVCAGVTLILAAVCWLVWSGRLAWGEAEEETDALEEGPEDYNSTVRNRKLRSDQEWDFGRNPVEHHRSPAPVYTPQNQEATVGKSGFTATPVGRLQAPAGMTASSPQKKEAAMATALLTREPVQATGSGIPKAGRAVPYLERSDPDDGGAPERIELNRPSFIIGRSSEVAQYIEKSEGASRVHAEISRASGGYILKDLDSRNGTLLAGEAMVPYKEYPLTEGTVFTIVKGTYTFRTA from the coding sequence TTGTTTGGACTGGAACGGGATTTCATTCAGCAGGACGGAATAACGATGCTGCTGGACAGATCCGGGGGGCTGAGTGCAGGAGAGCTGAATATGGTGCAGGCCCGGATGCTGATGACCAGCGGGATACCGCATCATTTACGGTTGCTGCTTAGAGAAATAGATCTAAAGGTCACACTGGAATACACGGTTGCACGACGTAAAATGCTTGGAGCTCTGCTTAAAAGCGGGAAGCTGAGCATGACGGAATTCTTCGGGCTGATGCTGCAGATCGCTGCCGGGATGGAGGAGGGGCAGCTTTATATGCTGCGTACGGAGCAGTATGCGCTCCATGAGGAGTTTATCTTTATCGAAGGTCCGCTCAGCAGCGGCAAGGTCTTCCTGACCTATATTCCGCTGGAACTCACAGATCCCGCACCGAAGCCGGGAGAAGCCTTGAAATCGCTGATCATGGTCTTCATGGGAGCGATCCAGGAATTATCGGGTGATGGAATTCAGCGGCTGCTGCAATATTGCGGGGAAGAAGATTTTAGTCCGGCGGGGCTAAAGGAGCTGCTCGCAGTAATGCTGACGGAGGTTACACTCCATAACCATAAGGTTCATGCTGAAGGGGCGGGGCCTGCATACGTAAATCTGACGGCTGGCACAGGCACTTCTGCCGCTGTAACAGGAACGAGGATAGACTGGGCGCAGCCTACAGCTGGCAGGCTGGACGAACCGGGAAGGGAGAGGTCAGCGGCCGCAGCGTTCTCCCATGTACATGGAGATAAGGAGGAGCAGTCTTTCGGTTCTATGCTTAATCCCGCGCCTTGGATGAACGGTACGCCGCAGCTGAAGCGGAAGGAGGGGGTATCAGGAGTTCAGGCAGCAACGGGTACAACAATGAGACCTGCTCAGGCTGAGGACAAGCAGAGTCCTTACAGGACATATTTATTGCTGGGGGCATTATTAGGTGATGCGTTACTATGGAAGTTTCTCTATCTGAATGATCCCCGGACACTGTGGCTGGCAGTTTGTGCTGGGGTGACTCTGATACTTGCGGCTGTATGCTGGCTGGTGTGGAGCGGGAGGCTGGCTTGGGGCGAAGCAGAGGAAGAGACGGATGCTCTGGAGGAGGGACCGGAGGATTATAACAGTACAGTCCGGAACCGTAAGCTGAGAAGCGATCAGGAGTGGGATTTCGGCAGGAATCCGGTAGAACATCATCGTTCTCCTGCACCGGTCTACACTCCTCAGAATCAGGAGGCAACTGTGGGGAAGAGCGGATTTACAGCCACACCAGTTGGCAGACTACAGGCTCCGGCGGGAATGACCGCCAGCAGTCCGCAGAAGAAGGAAGCGGCGATGGCTACAGCGCTGCTGACCCGGGAACCCGTTCAGGCTACAGGTAGCGGAATTCCCAAGGCGGGTAGGGCAGTACCCTATCTGGAAAGAAGTGACCCGGATGACGGCGGAGCTCCCGAACGAATTGAGCTGAACCGGCCCAGCTTCATTATTGGACGCTCCTCTGAAGTGGCTCAGTACATTGAGAAATCGGAGGGAGCTTCGAGGGTTCATGCTGAAATCTCCAGAGCCTCAGGAGGTTACATTCTGAAGGATCTGGACTCCAGGAACGGGACGCTGCTTGCAGGCGAAGCCATGGTTCCCTACAAAGAATATCCGCTGACCGAAGGCACTGTGTTCACCATTGTTAAGGGTACCTACACCTTTCGTACAGCGTAG
- a CDS encoding TIGR01777 family oxidoreductase: MKYIICGGSGFIGSELTGYWLHSGHQIISVGRKNPVNKLEHPGLSYLTWDSLASNPEAAEGADAMINLAGASLSQRWTPKGKQAIMQSRLETVAAAGKLLNSLQHKPSVIIQSSAVAIYGTSVQDTYTEDSETRVVDFPSGVVKTWEEAADEAYAGIRLVKLRTGVVLGNESGAFPKMKLPYSLGFGGKIGTGKQWMSWIHLADIVRLIEFCILQPEIGGPVNATAPQPVTNEQFGRMIGKVYHRPHWFPLPAFLLKTAVGELSEILLEGQRVLPSKAIHHGFTFNYPTLQPALEQLKSQ, translated from the coding sequence ATGAAATATATTATTTGCGGAGGCAGCGGATTCATCGGCAGCGAGCTTACCGGATATTGGCTGCACAGCGGACATCAGATCATCAGTGTCGGCCGCAAGAACCCCGTGAACAAGCTGGAGCATCCGGGGCTTAGCTATCTCACCTGGGACAGCCTGGCATCTAATCCTGAAGCGGCAGAAGGCGCAGATGCAATGATTAATCTTGCCGGAGCTTCGCTCAGTCAACGCTGGACCCCTAAAGGGAAACAGGCGATTATGCAATCACGGCTTGAAACCGTTGCCGCTGCCGGAAAGCTGCTGAATTCACTCCAGCATAAGCCAAGCGTGATCATCCAGTCCTCAGCAGTCGCAATTTATGGTACATCCGTGCAGGATACCTATACCGAAGACTCCGAGACCCGGGTTGTTGATTTCCCTTCCGGGGTGGTCAAGACCTGGGAGGAGGCTGCAGATGAAGCCTATGCCGGTATCCGGCTGGTCAAGCTGCGTACTGGAGTTGTACTTGGCAATGAGAGCGGAGCTTTTCCCAAAATGAAGCTGCCTTATTCGCTTGGCTTCGGCGGCAAAATCGGCACAGGCAAGCAGTGGATGTCCTGGATTCACCTTGCAGACATTGTGCGCCTAATCGAATTCTGCATTCTTCAGCCTGAGATCGGGGGCCCCGTTAATGCCACGGCTCCGCAGCCGGTCACTAATGAACAATTCGGACGGATGATCGGCAAAGTCTACCATCGCCCGCATTGGTTCCCCCTTCCGGCGTTTCTGCTGAAAACCGCTGTAGGCGAGCTGTCAGAGATTCTGCTGGAAGGCCAGCGTGTGCTTCCTTCCAAAGCAATTCACCACGGCTTCACCTTCAACTATCCCACGCTGCAGCCTGCACTGGAGCAACTGAAATCCCAGTAG
- a CDS encoding DUF2621 family protein gives MHFHLPSSLLSTSPSNWFMNSIAFWTFLLLGSMCIGGYFMFRKFLKVLPKADGKSKLDWQNYWVERSRPLWSDEMKAFLDQLVQPVPSPFRDIAKHSIAAEIGKLAVESQATEVTREHCIQGYIIATPRRDNRFLITFLEKNGIDYAPYKHLVK, from the coding sequence ATGCATTTCCATTTACCCTCAAGCTTATTGTCCACGTCTCCAAGCAACTGGTTTATGAACTCTATCGCATTTTGGACCTTTTTACTGCTGGGCAGCATGTGCATCGGCGGCTATTTTATGTTCCGCAAATTTCTGAAGGTGCTGCCCAAGGCTGACGGCAAATCCAAGCTAGACTGGCAGAACTACTGGGTGGAACGCAGCCGTCCGCTGTGGAGCGACGAGATGAAAGCTTTTCTGGACCAGCTTGTACAGCCGGTGCCCAGCCCGTTCCGTGACATTGCCAAGCACTCTATCGCTGCTGAGATCGGCAAGCTTGCTGTAGAGAGCCAAGCAACCGAGGTTACCCGTGAGCACTGTATCCAAGGTTACATTATCGCCACACCCCGGCGTGACAACCGGTTCCTGATCACCTTCCTGGAGAAGAACGGCATCGACTACGCGCCTTACAAGCATTTGGTCAAATAA
- a CDS encoding deoxyribonuclease IV, translated as MLKIGSHVSCADKGLLSAANEANEYGSTSFMIYTGAPQNTRRKPIEAMFPEEGKQKMRENGVGEIVVHAPYIINLGSYKENTYQLAVDFLQEEIRRTHALEVKHIVLHPGAFTDKDADYGIQRIADGLNEVLGGTNETDVHIALETMAGKGTEIGRTFEELASIIDKVEFNQRLSICLDTCHIHDAGYDIVNDLDGVLKKFDDTIGLERLGVIHLNDSKNPRGAGKDRHTPIGSGYLGFETINNVVQHEALAGLPFILETPWIGKDAKKVRPMYEVEIALLRGNVAERFGAEFLQELEELHAFFAKQELDSRRYVLDVWELLKNDAKAKKADPREPLERLYDQVIAAGLFPQLSEEAVNHRLIAWLAGKQLLVKA; from the coding sequence ATGCTGAAAATAGGTTCACATGTGTCCTGCGCGGACAAGGGTCTCCTGAGCGCGGCCAATGAAGCAAATGAGTACGGATCTACCTCGTTTATGATATATACGGGAGCGCCGCAAAATACGCGCCGTAAGCCGATTGAGGCGATGTTCCCCGAGGAAGGCAAGCAGAAGATGCGCGAGAATGGTGTCGGAGAGATTGTGGTTCACGCTCCTTACATTATTAACCTGGGCTCCTATAAGGAGAATACCTACCAGCTGGCAGTAGATTTCCTGCAGGAGGAGATCCGCCGGACCCATGCGCTTGAGGTCAAGCATATTGTCCTGCATCCGGGTGCATTCACTGATAAGGATGCTGATTACGGCATTCAGCGTATTGCAGACGGCCTGAATGAGGTGCTGGGCGGTACGAATGAGACTGATGTGCATATCGCACTGGAGACGATGGCTGGTAAAGGCACAGAGATCGGCCGCACCTTCGAAGAGCTCGCCTCTATTATAGATAAGGTCGAATTTAATCAGCGGCTATCGATCTGTCTTGACACCTGTCATATTCATGATGCCGGATACGATATCGTGAACGATCTGGATGGGGTGCTGAAGAAATTCGATGATACGATCGGACTGGAGCGCCTCGGCGTGATCCATCTTAATGACAGCAAGAACCCGCGCGGAGCGGGCAAAGACCGTCATACTCCGATTGGCTCCGGCTACTTAGGATTCGAGACGATCAACAATGTAGTCCAGCATGAAGCACTCGCAGGTCTTCCGTTTATTCTGGAGACACCCTGGATCGGTAAGGATGCTAAGAAGGTTCGTCCCATGTATGAAGTAGAAATCGCCCTGCTGCGCGGTAATGTCGCTGAACGCTTCGGTGCGGAATTCCTGCAGGAGCTGGAAGAGCTGCATGCTTTTTTTGCCAAGCAGGAGCTGGATTCCCGCCGTTATGTGCTGGATGTGTGGGAGCTGCTGAAGAATGACGCCAAGGCCAAAAAAGCAGACCCCCGTGAACCGCTGGAACGTCTCTATGATCAAGTCATAGCTGCCGGATTATTCCCTCAGCTTAGTGAGGAAGCCGTTAATCACCGGCTGATCGCCTGGCTTGCAGGCAAACAACTGCTCGTGAAGGCATAG
- the purU gene encoding formyltetrahydrofolate deformylase encodes MELHVKREHSTGRPYPDRARMLISCPDGPGIVAAVSHFLYQHGANIVQSDQYTMDPDGGMFFMRVEFDLPKLDERLEEVRNIFGGVAERFKMNWQIFKVSHKKRLAIFVSKEDHCLVELLWQWQAGDLDADIALVVSNHTDMQAYVESFGIPFHHIPVTAETKAEAEARQLEVIGEDIDVIILARYMQIISPSFIEHYRHRIINIHHSFLPAFVGGKPYAQAYQRGVKIIGATAHYVTEELDGGPIIEQDVQRVSHSDDVNELKRIGRTIERVVLARAVKWHIEDRILVHHNKTVVFN; translated from the coding sequence ATGGAATTACATGTGAAGAGAGAGCATTCAACAGGCAGACCTTATCCCGACCGGGCACGTATGCTTATATCTTGTCCTGATGGACCGGGGATTGTAGCGGCGGTATCGCATTTCTTGTATCAGCATGGCGCGAACATCGTGCAGTCGGACCAATATACGATGGACCCGGACGGCGGAATGTTCTTCATGAGAGTAGAGTTTGACCTGCCTAAGCTGGATGAGCGGCTGGAAGAGGTGCGTAACATCTTCGGCGGTGTTGCCGAGCGCTTCAAGATGAACTGGCAGATCTTCAAGGTGAGCCATAAGAAGCGGCTGGCGATCTTCGTCTCCAAGGAGGACCATTGTCTGGTGGAGCTGCTCTGGCAGTGGCAGGCGGGCGACCTGGATGCAGATATCGCGCTTGTGGTCAGCAACCACACCGATATGCAGGCTTATGTGGAATCCTTCGGCATTCCGTTCCATCATATTCCGGTTACCGCTGAGACGAAGGCTGAAGCTGAAGCGCGTCAACTGGAGGTTATCGGTGAGGATATCGATGTAATTATACTGGCCCGGTACATGCAGATTATCTCCCCTTCATTCATTGAGCATTACCGGCACCGGATCATCAACATCCATCATTCATTCCTGCCCGCTTTCGTTGGCGGTAAGCCGTACGCCCAGGCCTATCAGCGCGGAGTTAAGATCATCGGGGCGACTGCCCATTACGTGACTGAGGAGCTGGACGGCGGGCCGATTATCGAGCAGGACGTGCAGCGGGTCAGCCACAGCGATGATGTGAATGAGCTTAAGCGCATTGGACGTACGATTGAACGGGTCGTTCTGGCCCGTGCGGTCAAATGGCATATTGAGGACAGAATCCTCGTGCATCACAACAAAACAGTAGTATTTAATTAA
- a CDS encoding SAF domain-containing protein has product MSTKRGRLLKRNYFFAGLILLIGFGGLLGYDLYFKPYVLSQTVVKIKVDGGGFLPKNHELTAENLYLDSVQTKDIPAGVVRSLEQVEQKITNVNLTDGSILTESLVDVSELEPQQDEGIFPIPKDAIYAINGSLRSRDKVDIYLVEGDLPAKERREYSPAAAASVATPGGGPASDASSLLEAEVLPVVPARKVFLSGVTVNYVRTEDNNDVLDSENGNNNNRFTSTGKVAAPELKLKKSDGELLGAYLEQGKKLWIVRVE; this is encoded by the coding sequence TTGTCAACAAAGCGCGGACGTCTATTAAAACGCAATTATTTCTTCGCCGGACTCATCCTGCTCATCGGCTTCGGCGGACTGCTCGGCTATGATCTCTACTTCAAGCCTTATGTACTGTCACAGACCGTTGTCAAAATCAAGGTGGATGGCGGAGGCTTCCTGCCGAAGAATCATGAGCTGACAGCAGAGAATCTCTATCTGGATTCCGTACAGACCAAAGACATCCCGGCAGGGGTCGTCCGTAGTCTGGAGCAGGTGGAACAGAAGATTACGAATGTCAATTTGACGGATGGCAGCATTCTGACCGAGTCGCTGGTGGATGTAAGCGAGCTGGAGCCACAGCAGGACGAGGGGATTTTTCCGATTCCCAAAGACGCCATCTATGCCATCAACGGTTCTCTCCGCAGCAGGGATAAGGTAGATATCTATCTGGTCGAAGGAGACTTGCCTGCAAAAGAACGCAGGGAATACAGTCCGGCTGCTGCTGCATCCGTAGCTACTCCCGGAGGGGGGCCGGCTTCAGACGCTTCTTCCCTGCTGGAAGCAGAGGTTCTGCCCGTGGTGCCTGCGCGCAAAGTATTCTTGAGCGGAGTAACTGTAAACTATGTCCGTACGGAAGATAACAACGATGTACTTGACTCGGAGAATGGCAACAACAATAACCGTTTTACTTCGACCGGGAAGGTGGCGGCCCCGGAGCTGAAGCTGAAGAAGAGCGATGGTGAGCTACTGGGAGCTTATCTTGAACAGGGCAAGAAGCTATGGATTGTCCGGGTAGAGTAG
- a CDS encoding ATPase, T2SS/T4P/T4SS family: MMNNKDKSLPLLQKRVLSGWAPLDPEQGRRQEQRDESLRAVSGLADGTQSRRLFSLKQSVLRTSKPGKEDFYSFLHTMKSEMNAGLEREDDGYFELNAKALVGDPQAVSFFMNEIEKYLRRTPFTGKVPEAYRTAAEALFHEWKGFGPAYRWFTDRAYSESTGLQMIGRQIFYNHQGRFVAYPYEMPSLDRVEQLKRSLLKSDPGKKLNKDNPSVEFKMDDPLWPGRFIRLAIWVSPRVWEGFTTISLRRQVVEFLDLDDQAGTECIPAEAIELIRALTGTFRNTIIAGAVGSGKTTFANTIVGEQLLGSSSCMGVVMIEKHPESILPYQIKGHRIIPIQASNEELMEVGVESLRHDPNILYMTEMRYNEWEFYLWSGEKGYDGITGTFHTVDSEDIPYQGAFAVSTRIGGSLKGHLISALKSCELVFILESVPDGKKRLARISEVFYEEASNSVFANDLMRWEPEQAGWTYNDKLTQALIAKMKKKNARAARMLLQELGHLAAQKPMTDPLKESLKSKIVLNE, encoded by the coding sequence ATGATGAACAACAAGGATAAAAGCTTGCCGTTGCTACAGAAGCGGGTGTTGTCCGGATGGGCTCCGCTGGACCCTGAACAGGGCAGGCGGCAGGAGCAGCGGGATGAGAGTTTACGGGCGGTGTCTGGACTCGCGGACGGAACGCAGAGCAGACGGCTATTTTCACTGAAGCAGAGTGTACTGCGAACCAGCAAACCTGGCAAAGAAGACTTCTACAGCTTCCTGCACACCATGAAAAGTGAAATGAACGCCGGGCTGGAGCGTGAGGATGACGGGTATTTCGAACTGAATGCGAAGGCGCTGGTTGGTGATCCGCAGGCAGTCAGCTTTTTCATGAACGAGATTGAGAAATATCTGCGCAGGACCCCGTTTACCGGAAAAGTGCCGGAGGCTTACCGCACAGCCGCTGAAGCGCTGTTTCATGAATGGAAGGGCTTCGGCCCCGCCTACCGCTGGTTCACAGACCGGGCCTACAGCGAATCTACCGGATTGCAGATGATCGGACGGCAAATTTTTTATAACCATCAGGGCAGGTTTGTAGCGTATCCCTATGAGATGCCTTCGCTCGACCGGGTGGAGCAGCTTAAGCGCTCTCTCCTCAAAAGCGATCCGGGCAAGAAGCTGAACAAGGATAATCCTTCTGTTGAATTCAAAATGGATGATCCCCTCTGGCCCGGCCGGTTCATCCGTCTAGCTATCTGGGTCTCGCCAAGGGTCTGGGAGGGCTTCACTACCATCTCACTGCGGCGGCAGGTCGTGGAATTTCTGGATCTGGATGATCAGGCCGGTACGGAATGTATTCCTGCGGAAGCGATTGAGCTGATTCGTGCGCTTACCGGGACGTTTCGCAACACGATTATCGCGGGGGCCGTAGGCTCGGGTAAAACCACTTTTGCCAACACGATTGTCGGCGAGCAGCTGCTCGGCTCCTCTTCCTGCATGGGCGTTGTGATGATCGAGAAGCATCCGGAGTCGATTTTACCTTATCAGATCAAAGGCCACCGGATTATTCCCATTCAGGCTTCCAATGAGGAATTGATGGAGGTTGGAGTGGAGTCGCTGCGGCATGACCCGAACATTCTCTACATGACAGAAATGAGATATAACGAGTGGGAATTCTATCTGTGGAGCGGCGAGAAGGGCTATGACGGCATTACGGGCACCTTTCATACCGTAGATTCGGAGGATATTCCTTATCAGGGGGCGTTCGCTGTATCTACGCGGATTGGCGGCAGTCTGAAGGGGCATTTAATCTCAGCGCTGAAATCCTGTGAGCTGGTGTTCATTCTGGAGAGTGTTCCGGATGGTAAGAAGCGGCTCGCACGGATCTCCGAGGTCTTTTATGAAGAGGCCAGTAATTCGGTCTTCGCGAACGATCTGATGCGCTGGGAACCGGAGCAGGCGGGCTGGACCTATAATGACAAGCTGACCCAAGCGCTGATCGCGAAGATGAAGAAGAAGAATGCCAGAGCGGCACGGATGCTGCTGCAAGAGCTTGGACATCTCGCTGCACAGAAACCCATGACTGATCCGCTGAAGGAAAGTCTAAAGTCCAAAATCGTTTTGAATGAATGA